The DNA region AACTGCTAATTGCCCCGGGTTCAAAAATACAGGCCATTGTTATGGGCAAAAACCAGGATACTTATGGTATGGAATTGAACGATCCCTTTGTTAAACTCAACAAAGATTATACAAAACTGATCACAGCACAGCGAACTGTTATTCCATCAACCATTCAAAACAACACGGAACTTACGCTCAAATCAAACGAAAAGGTAAACCGCCTGCGTGAAGTAGAGATCAGAGCGGGAGGAGACCAGACACTAAATTATAAGCATGGCGCAAATGAATGCGGAGATTACGTATGCAGGTTCAATATTCTCAATTGCCGCAATCACCTCAGCGACCCTGGTAACAGACATCCCATACCTGGACAAACGTATACAAATGGATTGGGCGGCGGGATTATTGTATATCAGCTCTGCAAAGATGAAGAACGAAGACGCTTCATTATGCCCCTAACCCCCATCTATACAAAAAAAGAGTTTTATGTTGATGCCCATGCGGAACCACTGGAACCCGCTTTTGAATCTACTCTGTACTGGAATCATGGACTGATCTTGGGAAGAGCAACAAAGGAACTTGAGTTCTATACCGGAGATATCACTGGAAAATTCAGGATAGTGGTACAAGGCATGTCCACTACAGATGTTTTGTACGGCCAATACACCATCGAAGTCAAGGCCAAATAAAAAAGCCCCCATTATACGAGGGCTTTGATATTTTCTGGAACATTATTTCAGCTGTCCGGATTTTTCTATAATTTCCGTTACCACAGTTGGGTCCAATAAAGTAGAAGTATCACCAATCTGGGAAGTTTCCCCTTCAGCTATCTTCCTCAGGATACGGCGCATAATTTTACCGGACCGCGTTTTAGGCAGACCAGATACAAACAGGATCTTATCCGGTTTGGCAATTGCTCCAATTACCCGGGTTACCGTCTGCAATATATCTTTACGGGTAAGGTCTTCGTCATTATGCACATTCGGGTTGATCACAAACGCATAGATCCCCTGCCCTTTCACATCATGTGGATAGCCTACAACGGCGCTCTCTACCACCCCGGCATGCATGTTTATGGCATTTTCTACTTCAGCTGTTCCTATTCTGTGACCAGATACATTGATCACATCATCCACCCTGCCGGTAATCCGGTAATAACCTTCTTCATCTCTCAAACAACCATCTCCGGTAAAATAAAGGTCTTTATAAGTGGAGAAATAAGTAAGCTTGCAACGCTCGTGATCACCATAAGTGGTGCGCAGCATACCAGGCCAAGGGAACTTAATACACAGATTACCATTCACGCCATTACCTTCTATTTCTTTGCCTTGCTCATCAACAAGAATCGGTTGTATGCCGGGTAAAGGCAAGGTCGCAAAACTAGGCTTGGTAGGTGTTACATAAGCAATAGGTGAAATCATGATTCCGCCCGTCTCTGTTTGCCACCAGGTATCTACTATAGGACATTTACTTTTTCCAATGTGCTCATCAAACCAATGCCAGGCTTCTTCATTTATCGGCTCTCCAACAGAACCAAGGACCCTTAGTGTACTCAGATCTATGCCTTTAAGCGGCTCTTCACCAAAACTCATCAGCGAACGGATGGCTGTAGGTGCTGTATATAAAATATTTACTTTATGCTTTTCAACTACCTGCCACATGCGCGAAGCATCAGGATAGGTCGGGATTCCCTCAAACATCAATGTAGTTGCGCCTTGAGAAAGCGGTCCGTATACGATATAAGAGTGCCCGGTGATCCAGCCTATATCGGCTGTACAGAAGAATACCTCATTTGGCTGGTAATTGAACACATTTGAAAAGGTATAACCAGCATACACCATGTAGCCGCCGACGGTATGTACCACACCTTTTGGCTTACCTGTAGACCCTGAAGTATATAAAATAAACAGCAAGTCTTCCGCATCCATTTCCTCAGCAGCGCAATTGGTATCTACCAGTTTAATTTCATCTTCCCACCATACATCCCGGCCCTTGAGCATGGATACAGCAATGCGGGTATGGGTAAGTACGATCACCTTCTCTACAGTCGGACAACCGATCAGGGCATCATCAATAACTTCTTTTAACTGAATCTGCTTATTTCCTCTGAATGCACCATCGGCAGTAATCACTACCTTACATTCTGCATCATTGATACGGTCTGCAATAGACTTGGCTGAAAAGCCACCGAATACAACTGAATGTATTGCACCAATACGTGCGCAGGCCAACACGGCCACTGCAAGTTCGGGGACCATTGGCATATAGATACATACCCGGTCGCCCTTTTTAACGCCATTCTTTTTCAATACATTCCCAAAGCGGCAAACCTGCTCGTGCAATATTTTGTAACTTAATGTAATACTTTCTTTCTGAGGGTCATTTGGTTCCCAGATAATGGCCGGTTTATCTCCATTCTCTGCAAGATGACGGTCCAAACAGTTTTCAGTAATATTCAACTTAGCACCTTCGAACCATTTGATAGTTGGCTCAGAGAAATTCCAGGACAATACTTTGTTCCATTTCTTTCTCCATTGAAAGTTATTGGCTATCCCTTCCCAAAATTGCTCAGGGTAATCTACACTATACTGATACGTTTTTTGATACTCGTCAAAAGATTTAATTTGCATGGTTTAATTTGTTTCAGATACTAAAGGTCAAATATAACTTTATTAAAAAGCTATCAAAACTTTTAATGTATATTTTACATCATAAAATGCCAAAATAATTGAAATACTCAAAATACGGTTACGTAAACATCAATCAAAATTGTATTTTTTAGTCCCAATACTGAAACGGGACAAATTCATTTCTGCACTTGCTTCTCCAGCTTTGCATGCGCATGGTTTGCATTGAGTAAAATCAGATCGGCATAAGATTGCAGGTACATTTCAGCCTGCTTTTGGTCCTGGGCGTGGTTCAGTAATAGCGCAAGATCGTTCATCTCCGTCTTCAATGAAGGCGTCAAGGGGATCGCAGCCATTCCGGTTGTCCGGTTGGCAACCAAACCACTATTATAGCTATCCGGATAGCGCTCCAGAAAACCGGTCAGAAAAAACTGGTTAAACAACAACACCCAACCCTCCCCCATGAATTTCTCTGTATCAAAAGCATACCCGGAACGGATAAAGATGAGTTCATCACCATCAACCAGCCAAACCAAACGGCTCCATAAACTTGTGTGTAATTTTGTGTCCCGGTTATATTGTTCCAGCCGGGTAATGTTGATACTCAAACCTGTTTCCATAAACTAATGTAATAGGAAAGCGCTTTCATACAGTTAAATTATTAATATTTAATTAGTTACTGCGAAAGTAAATAATTAAATGCAAAATGTAAAAAATAACCGTTCTCTTCATGCACTGATTTTTAAGCACTTCATGCTTTAAAAAGATGTGCATTCTGAGAAGGTAATTTTTATGTAAACAGAAACCCATTTTTATGTAAACAGTACGCCTATTCGTTTACATAGCCATCCTGATAACAGAAAATATACCTTCTCAGAAAGCGCATTGGAAAATTTTGGCTTTTTCAGCCAAAGTTTTCCCGCGCTTGAAGAGAACGGTTTATTTTCACTATCTCATTGAAAATAAATTGAAAATATTTTAAACCTCCCTTGACCATTACAAATATTATACTGATATTTGCAAACTCTTAAAAAAATAAGAAAGTATAATTAACATATAAATAAAGGCATGTCAAGAGTTTGTGATTTAACCGGAAAAATGGCGATGACAGGTTTTAATGTTTCTCACTCAAACGTTAAAACTAAGCGTAAGTTTTATCCCAACTTACAGCTTCAGAAATTTTATATTCCTGAAGAAGATCGTTGGATAACACTGAAAGTATCTACTTCAGCTATCAAAACCATCAATAAAATTGGTATTACTGAAGCGATCAACCGTTTCGTTAAAAAAGGATATTTGTAAATAACACTGGTTGATGTGAATCAACCTTAAGACTAATAAAATGGCAAAAAAAGGTAACAGAGTACAAGTTATTCTAGAGTGTACAGAGCATAAAACTAGCGGCATGCCTGGTATGTCTAGATATATCTCTACTAAAAACCGTAAAAACACTACTGAGCGTTTGGAATTGAAAAAATTCAACCCTGTATTGAGAAAAGTAACGGTACACAAAGAAATTAAGTAATACATTTAGTACTAACTAAATACAATCCATTAAATCATGGCAAAGAAGGTAGTTGCAACCCTTAAAACGGGTAAAGGAAAAGAATATTCAAAAGTTATTACAATGACTAAATCACCTAAAGGTGCTTATTCTTTCAAAGAAGTTATTGTTCACAACGATCACGTTCAGGATGCTATTACTGCATCTAAAAAATAATTTTAATATTTAATAATATTAAAGCCGTCCCTTTTTCCCGGGAGGGCTTTTTTTGTTTTGTTATACATTCGTATGGGCTTATTCGATTTTTTCAAGAAAAAAGAAACCGCACCTGAAGCACAAGAGGCTCTGGATAAGGGATTAGAAAAAACAAAAGAAGGTTTTTTCAGCAAGATCACTAAGGCTGTTGCCGGTAAATCTACCATCGATGATGATGTGCTCGATAACCTCGAAGAAGTACTGGTTACCTCAGATGTTGGGGTAAGCACAACATTAAAAATCATTGACCGCATACAGCAGCGGGTGGCTAAAGACAAATACCTGTCTACCTCAGAACTGAACCATCTGTTACGTGATGAAATTCAGCTCTTACTGGCCGAAAACAACAGCAACGACTTTCGTCAGTTTGAATACGGGCAGCATAAGCCTTACGTAATTATGGTGGTAGGCGTAAACGGCGTGGGCAAAACCACTACTATTGGCAAACTTGCCCATAAGCTGAAGGCCGAAAACCTTAAAGTGGTATTGGGTGCAGCCGATACCTTCAGGGCAGCTGCAGTAGAACAGATCAAACTCTGGGGCGAGCGGGTTGGCGTACGTGTAGTTGCCCAAGCCATGGGTTCAGATCCTGCGTCAGTTGCCTACGACACCCTCCAATCGGCAGTCGCCAATGGTGAAGATGTAGTCATTATCGATACTGCCGGTCGTTTGCACAACAAGATCGGGCTCATGAATGAGCTGGGAAAAGTTAAAAACGTAATGCAAAAGGTAATTCCTTCTGCTCCTCATGAAATATTACTTGTACTGGATGGTTCAACCGGACAAAATGCTTTCGAGCAATGCAAGCAGTTTACCGAAGCCACAGATGTAAATGCCCTGGCCATTACCAAACTGGACGGAACAGCAAAAGGCGGCGTAGTTATCGGCATCTCCGATCAGTTTAAAATACCTGTAAAATACATAGGCGTTGGCGA from Pedobacter africanus includes:
- the rpmB gene encoding 50S ribosomal protein L28: MSRVCDLTGKMAMTGFNVSHSNVKTKRKFYPNLQLQKFYIPEEDRWITLKVSTSAIKTINKIGITEAINRFVKKGYL
- the rpmG gene encoding 50S ribosomal protein L33 — protein: MAKKGNRVQVILECTEHKTSGMPGMSRYISTKNRKNTTERLELKKFNPVLRKVTVHKEIK
- a CDS encoding DUF4295 domain-containing protein — protein: MAKKVVATLKTGKGKEYSKVITMTKSPKGAYSFKEVIVHNDHVQDAITASKK
- the acs gene encoding acetate--CoA ligase gives rise to the protein MQIKSFDEYQKTYQYSVDYPEQFWEGIANNFQWRKKWNKVLSWNFSEPTIKWFEGAKLNITENCLDRHLAENGDKPAIIWEPNDPQKESITLSYKILHEQVCRFGNVLKKNGVKKGDRVCIYMPMVPELAVAVLACARIGAIHSVVFGGFSAKSIADRINDAECKVVITADGAFRGNKQIQLKEVIDDALIGCPTVEKVIVLTHTRIAVSMLKGRDVWWEDEIKLVDTNCAAEEMDAEDLLFILYTSGSTGKPKGVVHTVGGYMVYAGYTFSNVFNYQPNEVFFCTADIGWITGHSYIVYGPLSQGATTLMFEGIPTYPDASRMWQVVEKHKVNILYTAPTAIRSLMSFGEEPLKGIDLSTLRVLGSVGEPINEEAWHWFDEHIGKSKCPIVDTWWQTETGGIMISPIAYVTPTKPSFATLPLPGIQPILVDEQGKEIEGNGVNGNLCIKFPWPGMLRTTYGDHERCKLTYFSTYKDLYFTGDGCLRDEEGYYRITGRVDDVINVSGHRIGTAEVENAINMHAGVVESAVVGYPHDVKGQGIYAFVINPNVHNDEDLTRKDILQTVTRVIGAIAKPDKILFVSGLPKTRSGKIMRRILRKIAEGETSQIGDTSTLLDPTVVTEIIEKSGQLK
- the ftsY gene encoding signal recognition particle-docking protein FtsY; protein product: MGLFDFFKKKETAPEAQEALDKGLEKTKEGFFSKITKAVAGKSTIDDDVLDNLEEVLVTSDVGVSTTLKIIDRIQQRVAKDKYLSTSELNHLLRDEIQLLLAENNSNDFRQFEYGQHKPYVIMVVGVNGVGKTTTIGKLAHKLKAENLKVVLGAADTFRAAAVEQIKLWGERVGVRVVAQAMGSDPASVAYDTLQSAVANGEDVVIIDTAGRLHNKIGLMNELGKVKNVMQKVIPSAPHEILLVLDGSTGQNAFEQCKQFTEATDVNALAITKLDGTAKGGVVIGISDQFKIPVKYIGVGEGMNDLQLFDKKAFVDSLFK